One Terriglobia bacterium genomic region harbors:
- a CDS encoding complex I NDUFA9 subunit family protein: MKVFLTGGTGFVGQHMLQRLLSEGHSVRALVRDPKRVATPGQTGVQYFAGDVVSGVGLDAAIEGCDAVVHLVGIIVEKGKNTFDAVHHMGTRHVVQAAKRSGIARFIHMSAIGARAGGVADYQTSKWRGEEEVRQCGIPYCILRPSLIFGSGDGFVTQMMDTMRKAPLFRPVPGDGKPKFRPIHIDDVTLCFARALTSDAATNQTIELGGADELSLNDVLAEIARCAGVRKPAVHVPMPLMFAGAAVVQTLLPNPPVTVGQLKMLREGSTCDIAPMKRIFYTNPNSGTEPKGFTGCGREPKVS; encoded by the coding sequence ATGAAGGTCTTCCTCACCGGCGGCACCGGGTTTGTCGGCCAGCACATGCTACAGCGCTTGCTCAGCGAAGGTCACAGCGTGCGCGCACTGGTCCGTGATCCGAAGAGGGTCGCCACACCGGGACAGACAGGCGTGCAATACTTCGCCGGCGATGTGGTCTCCGGCGTTGGGCTGGACGCCGCCATCGAAGGCTGCGATGCGGTGGTCCATCTGGTGGGCATCATCGTGGAGAAAGGCAAAAACACGTTTGATGCGGTGCATCACATGGGCACGCGCCACGTGGTGCAAGCAGCCAAGCGCAGCGGGATTGCACGGTTCATTCACATGTCGGCGATCGGCGCGCGCGCCGGCGGCGTGGCCGACTACCAGACCAGCAAGTGGCGAGGCGAAGAAGAAGTCCGCCAGTGCGGCATTCCGTATTGCATCCTGCGGCCGTCTCTGATTTTTGGATCCGGCGACGGCTTTGTGACGCAGATGATGGACACCATGCGCAAAGCGCCGTTGTTTCGTCCCGTGCCGGGCGACGGCAAACCGAAGTTCCGCCCTATCCACATTGATGACGTGACGTTGTGCTTTGCGCGCGCGCTGACGTCCGACGCCGCCACCAATCAGACCATCGAGTTGGGCGGAGCGGACGAGCTATCTTTGAATGATGTGCTGGCGGAGATTGCGCGCTGTGCCGGCGTCCGCAAACCTGCGGTGCATGTGCCCATGCCGCTGATGTTCGCCGGAGCAGCGGTCGTCCAGACCTTGCTGCCAAACCCGCCGGTGACGGTGGGTCAGTTGAAGATGCTGCGAGAGGGGTCTACGTGCGACATCGCGCCGATGAAACGCATCTTTTATACGAATCCCAACAGCGGGACCGAACCCAAGGGTTTCACAGGATGCGGGCGAGAGCCGAAGGTTTCCTGA
- a CDS encoding molybdenum cofactor guanylyltransferase, with protein MANNLSAFVLAGGKSTRMGTDKAALELDGRTLLEHALATLRSVAGDVCVDICILGSRQLYKDYGVEVIEDLFPGCGPLGGIHAALALARAPLNLIIAVDTPFLSPEFLRRLVQRAAESCAVVTAPEIAGYRQPLCAVYSLDFLPIAEQALRSGNYKIVPLFPEGKTLVITEEQMAVAQAADAKSADTKPARFAFNAGMFDNLNTPQDLERARRKNKD; from the coding sequence ATGGCGAACAATCTCAGCGCTTTCGTCCTTGCCGGCGGCAAGAGCACGCGCATGGGCACGGACAAGGCTGCGCTTGAGCTCGACGGGCGCACGCTGCTGGAACATGCGCTGGCCACGCTGCGTTCGGTCGCCGGCGACGTCTGCGTCGACATTTGTATTTTGGGATCGCGCCAGCTCTACAAGGACTATGGCGTTGAGGTCATTGAAGACCTATTCCCCGGGTGCGGGCCTCTCGGCGGCATTCACGCTGCGCTGGCGCTGGCCCGCGCTCCGCTTAACCTGATCATCGCCGTGGACACGCCGTTTCTCTCGCCTGAATTTCTCAGGCGACTGGTCCAGCGGGCCGCGGAGTCGTGCGCCGTGGTCACGGCGCCGGAGATCGCCGGATACCGGCAGCCGCTGTGCGCGGTCTATTCTTTGGATTTTCTGCCCATCGCGGAGCAGGCCCTGCGGAGCGGCAATTACAAAATCGTCCCGCTGTTCCCCGAAGGCAAGACGCTGGTCATCACAGAAGAACAGATGGCGGTGGCCCAGGCGGCGGATGCAAAGTCGGCGGACACGAAGCCGGCGCGGTTTGCCTTCAACGCCGGGATGTTTGACAATCTGAATACGCCGCAGGACCTGGAGCGCGCGCGGCGCAAGAACAAGGACTGA
- a CDS encoding ATP-binding cassette domain-containing protein, with amino-acid sequence MSHLPDHGHPEHDRHGHEGHGHEHPEPYIEFQHVSKAFGDHVVLDDVSFQVFPGETLCILGRSGVGKSVSLHHIMGFLKPDSGRVIVAFHDITNSPEAELERIRKKVTMVFQNGALFDSLTVGENVAFPLRERRDLDEEQIYQIVDGLLDMVGVKPMRDLLPSDLSTGMKRSVAIARALSAQPECILYDEPTTMVDPMMATLLGDLIQKLKMQLKLTSIVVTHDMRLAKKLADRVVFLHEARAVFIGTVAEMEDSQHEVVQQFLELDTLVVPGR; translated from the coding sequence ATGAGCCATCTCCCTGATCACGGACATCCCGAGCACGACCGCCACGGTCACGAAGGTCATGGCCACGAGCATCCTGAGCCCTACATTGAGTTTCAGCACGTTTCCAAAGCGTTTGGCGACCACGTAGTGCTGGACGACGTAAGCTTCCAGGTTTTTCCCGGCGAAACCCTGTGCATCCTGGGACGCAGCGGCGTGGGCAAATCGGTTTCACTGCACCACATCATGGGGTTCCTCAAGCCGGATTCCGGGCGGGTGATCGTCGCCTTCCATGACATCACCAACTCTCCCGAAGCCGAACTGGAGCGCATCCGCAAGAAAGTGACCATGGTCTTCCAGAATGGCGCGCTGTTTGATTCGCTCACCGTGGGCGAGAACGTCGCTTTCCCGCTGCGCGAGCGCCGCGACTTGGACGAAGAGCAGATCTACCAGATCGTGGACGGCCTGCTGGACATGGTGGGCGTCAAGCCCATGCGGGATCTTCTCCCGTCTGACCTCTCCACCGGCATGAAGCGCAGCGTGGCCATTGCCCGCGCGCTGTCCGCACAGCCGGAATGCATTCTCTACGACGAACCCACCACCATGGTGGACCCCATGATGGCCACCTTGCTGGGTGATCTCATCCAAAAGTTGAAGATGCAGCTCAAGCTCACCAGCATCGTGGTGACGCATGACATGCGTCTGGCCAAGAAGCTGGCGGACCGCGTTGTCTTCCTGCACGAAGCGCGGGCCGTTTTCATCGGCACCGTGGCGGAAATGGAAGACTCGCAGCACGAAGTGGTGCAACAATTCCTGGAATTGGACACGCTGGTGGTGCCCGGCAGGTAA
- a CDS encoding sodium:solute symporter → MRLHTIDAAIIAVYLIGITFFGLRFRKSQRSLRDYFLADRNIPWWAIGLSIVAAETSTLTVIGTPGIAYAGTLGFLQLVIGYMLGRVVISLILIPQYFRGEMFTAYELIDRRFGKKLHKMTAGVFLITRAAAEGVRVWAVSIVVHTALGTGDIGSIAIVMLLTLIYTFEGGMAAVIWTDVIQMFIYVGGTIAGFLTLTHLVPGGWPAIHSAAAEAGKLQVFDFSFSFFKTYTFWAGMIGGMFLTTASHGTDQLMVQRLLSARNERDSKFALLSSGVVILFQFTLFLLVGVGLWVFYRVYPPASPFASNDYVFPTFIVDHVPRGMAGLLIAAILAAAMSNLSAALNSLSSTTMMDFYLRFKPQTTDRARLALSRGATILWCVALFGLALVSRQSRTVLVTGLSIASVAYGGLLGVFLLGVLTRRATQAGAIAGMLCGLALNGYLWKGTNIAWTWYVTFGATTTFVVGYAVSFVLNGRAKPVETDGHN, encoded by the coding sequence ATGCGATTGCACACGATTGATGCCGCTATTATCGCCGTTTATTTGATTGGCATTACTTTCTTTGGACTAAGGTTCCGCAAGTCCCAAAGGTCACTCCGCGACTATTTTCTGGCCGACCGCAACATTCCCTGGTGGGCCATCGGCCTCTCGATTGTGGCCGCGGAAACCAGTACCCTCACGGTCATTGGCACTCCCGGCATCGCCTACGCTGGCACGCTTGGTTTCCTGCAGCTGGTCATCGGCTACATGCTGGGACGCGTGGTCATCAGCCTGATTCTGATTCCCCAATATTTTCGCGGAGAAATGTTCACCGCCTACGAACTTATTGACCGCCGTTTCGGCAAGAAGTTGCACAAGATGACCGCCGGCGTCTTCCTGATCACTCGCGCCGCCGCCGAAGGCGTGCGCGTGTGGGCCGTGTCCATTGTTGTCCACACGGCTCTGGGAACCGGCGACATCGGCTCCATCGCTATTGTAATGCTACTCACGCTGATCTACACCTTTGAGGGCGGCATGGCCGCGGTGATTTGGACTGACGTTATTCAGATGTTCATCTACGTCGGCGGGACCATTGCCGGTTTCCTGACGTTGACTCACTTGGTTCCCGGGGGATGGCCGGCCATCCACTCGGCCGCCGCCGAAGCCGGCAAGCTGCAAGTCTTTGATTTCTCCTTCAGCTTCTTCAAGACCTACACGTTCTGGGCAGGGATGATCGGCGGAATGTTCCTTACCACCGCCAGCCACGGCACCGATCAGCTCATGGTGCAGCGACTGCTCTCCGCCCGCAATGAGCGCGACTCCAAATTTGCTCTGCTCTCCAGCGGCGTGGTCATTTTGTTTCAATTCACGCTGTTTTTGCTGGTGGGCGTCGGGCTGTGGGTTTTCTATCGCGTGTATCCGCCGGCATCGCCCTTTGCCTCCAACGACTACGTTTTCCCCACGTTTATCGTTGACCACGTGCCACGCGGCATGGCGGGACTGTTGATCGCGGCGATTCTGGCGGCGGCCATGTCCAACTTGAGCGCCGCCCTCAATTCGCTGTCTTCCACCACGATGATGGATTTCTACCTGCGCTTCAAGCCGCAGACTACTGACCGCGCTCGCCTGGCGCTCTCCCGCGGCGCCACCATCCTCTGGTGCGTCGCGCTCTTCGGTCTGGCCTTGGTTTCCCGCCAGAGCCGGACCGTGCTGGTCACCGGGCTCAGCATTGCTTCCGTGGCTTATGGGGGGCTGCTCGGCGTGTTTCTTCTGGGCGTGCTGACCCGCCGCGCTACGCAAGCCGGCGCCATTGCTGGTATGCTCTGCGGACTGGCTTTGAACGGCTATCTGTGGAAAGGCACGAACATCGCCTGGACCTGGTACGTGACTTTTGGCGCTACGACAACGTTCGTCGTCGGCTATGCCGTGAGTTTCGTTTTGAACGGCCGAGCAAAACCGGTGGAGACTGATGGCCACAACTGA
- a CDS encoding amino acid permease, giving the protein MATTEIPKPGLLRELNVWHATAIVVGTIIGSGIFRVSSEMMKDVGTAGGVYLVWIVGGLLSFFGALTYAELGAIKPWAGGEYVYIRDAYGSLLGFLYAWTWFLIAKPASIASITTGMVDVLSTFPRLSFLSSVFFSLPLGGAHSIDVSYGHLVAIAATILISALNYIGVKKAGGFQLALTSLKVVMIVAIVAVGFTAASGGRGNFHTTFLGAKGGMAGFMAALVAALWAYDGWNDLNMVSGEVRNPGRSIPIALIAGVALVAALYMGMNAAIQYVLPSATIAATKVPASLATQIAIGASGAALVSAGMALSMLVTLNGTIMSGGRVPFAVARDGYFFKALAEVHPRFHTPSLAIIVQAVMAIMLLLVGGAFKDLFSLAIFAEWLFYMIAASTIFVFRVREPNTTRPYRTWGYPVVPALFITAAAILLYYTFMDNVRNSLAGTLVILAGVPVYWWFAKRRLTTEDTESHRDKPV; this is encoded by the coding sequence ATGGCCACAACTGAGATTCCCAAGCCCGGTCTGCTACGCGAACTCAACGTCTGGCATGCCACCGCGATCGTCGTTGGCACCATCATCGGCAGCGGCATTTTTCGCGTCTCCAGCGAGATGATGAAGGACGTTGGCACGGCAGGCGGCGTTTATCTGGTGTGGATCGTCGGCGGGCTGCTGTCTTTCTTCGGCGCGCTTACCTATGCCGAGCTCGGCGCCATCAAGCCCTGGGCCGGCGGCGAATACGTTTACATTCGCGACGCCTACGGTTCCCTGCTGGGCTTTCTTTATGCTTGGACCTGGTTCCTCATCGCCAAGCCTGCTTCCATTGCCTCCATCACCACCGGTATGGTGGACGTGCTCAGCACGTTCCCGCGCCTCAGTTTTCTCTCCAGCGTTTTTTTTAGCCTGCCTCTGGGCGGCGCGCATTCTATTGACGTTTCTTACGGCCACTTGGTGGCGATTGCCGCCACCATCCTGATCTCCGCGTTGAACTATATCGGCGTGAAAAAAGCGGGCGGTTTCCAGTTGGCCCTGACGTCGCTTAAAGTGGTGATGATCGTGGCCATTGTGGCCGTCGGATTCACTGCGGCTTCCGGAGGCAGGGGCAACTTTCACACCACGTTCCTGGGCGCAAAAGGCGGCATGGCTGGATTCATGGCGGCCCTGGTGGCGGCGCTGTGGGCCTACGACGGCTGGAATGACCTCAACATGGTCAGCGGTGAAGTCCGCAATCCCGGACGCAGTATTCCCATCGCGCTGATTGCCGGTGTGGCCCTGGTGGCCGCGCTGTACATGGGCATGAACGCCGCCATTCAGTACGTGCTGCCGTCGGCGACGATTGCCGCCACCAAAGTTCCCGCGTCGCTGGCCACGCAGATCGCGATTGGCGCCAGCGGAGCGGCGCTGGTCTCGGCGGGCATGGCGCTCTCCATGCTCGTCACTCTGAACGGCACCATCATGAGCGGCGGCCGCGTACCCTTTGCCGTGGCGCGTGACGGTTATTTCTTCAAAGCGCTGGCGGAGGTGCATCCGCGCTTTCACACGCCGTCACTGGCGATCATCGTTCAAGCCGTGATGGCGATCATGCTCTTGTTGGTGGGTGGCGCGTTCAAAGACTTGTTCTCATTAGCGATTTTCGCGGAGTGGCTCTTCTATATGATCGCCGCCAGCACCATCTTTGTCTTCCGCGTGCGCGAACCAAACACAACGCGTCCTTACCGCACCTGGGGATACCCGGTGGTCCCTGCACTGTTCATCACCGCCGCGGCGATTCTGCTCTATTACACGTTCATGGACAACGTAAGAAATTCGTTGGCGGGGACGCTGGTGATTCTGGCGGGCGTGCCGGTGTATTGGTGGTTTGCAAAACGACGTTTAACCACAGAGGACACAGAGAGCCACAGAGATAAGCCTGTCTAA
- the glgA gene encoding glycogen synthase GlgA, which produces MNIVFAASECVPFSKTGGLADVVGALPKALTELGHAVTVYLPKYRQTRLNNGRVVLPSVTIPFDDQYRFCSVRDGGKQSGVQYYFIEYPPYFDREALYGTSAGDYPDNAERFALYSRAVLEAAKILGVPDIFHCHDWQSALVPVLLRTSYADDPVYRNTSTVFTIHNIGYQGIFPADTLPLLMLPWDLFTIDKMEFWGKVNFLKGALTSADHITTVSRRYVQEIQTAEFGFGLEGVLRSRAGNLTGILNGVDYREWSPAKDKLTVCQYHPDKLEGKMGCKYDLLRQFGLESPDASLPVIGIVSRFAAQKGFDLIAEIAGQLSWLQVIFTILGSGDKEYEELFLKLAKQFPGKFSVKIAYDNVLAHKIEAGADMFLMPSRYEPSGLNQMYSLKYGTVPIVRATGGLDDTVEQWDPETGQGTGFKFTSYSGPALLNAIQQALRAFENKAKWKQLMINGMRKDFSWGASAKEYVKVYERLTGSKPAPPGESAVEFSRA; this is translated from the coding sequence ATGAACATTGTCTTTGCCGCGTCTGAGTGCGTGCCGTTCTCCAAGACCGGCGGGCTGGCGGACGTGGTGGGCGCGCTCCCCAAGGCCCTGACAGAGCTGGGCCACGCGGTTACGGTTTATCTCCCCAAGTACAGGCAGACGCGGCTCAACAACGGCCGAGTCGTGCTGCCCAGCGTGACCATCCCTTTTGACGACCAATACCGCTTCTGCTCCGTGCGCGACGGCGGCAAGCAAAGCGGCGTGCAGTATTACTTTATTGAATACCCGCCATATTTCGATCGCGAAGCTCTCTACGGGACCTCGGCCGGCGATTATCCGGACAACGCGGAGCGCTTTGCTCTCTACTCGCGCGCCGTGCTGGAAGCCGCAAAAATCCTGGGCGTGCCGGACATCTTTCACTGCCACGACTGGCAGTCCGCGCTGGTCCCCGTGCTGCTGCGCACCAGTTACGCCGACGATCCGGTGTATCGCAACACGTCCACGGTGTTCACCATCCACAACATCGGCTATCAGGGCATCTTCCCCGCAGACACGCTTCCGCTGCTCATGCTGCCTTGGGACCTGTTCACCATTGACAAGATGGAGTTTTGGGGCAAGGTCAACTTCCTCAAAGGCGCGCTGACCTCCGCCGACCACATCACCACGGTGAGCCGGCGCTACGTGCAGGAGATCCAGACAGCGGAATTCGGCTTTGGCCTGGAGGGCGTGCTGCGCAGCCGCGCGGGCAATCTCACCGGCATTCTGAATGGCGTGGATTACCGGGAGTGGAGCCCGGCCAAGGACAAGCTCACCGTTTGCCAGTATCACCCGGACAAACTGGAAGGCAAAATGGGCTGCAAGTACGATCTGCTGCGCCAGTTTGGCCTGGAGAGTCCGGACGCGTCGTTGCCGGTGATCGGCATTGTGTCGCGCTTTGCCGCGCAGAAAGGGTTTGACCTGATTGCGGAGATCGCCGGACAACTGTCATGGCTGCAGGTGATCTTCACCATCCTGGGCAGCGGTGACAAGGAATACGAAGAGCTCTTCCTCAAGCTGGCTAAGCAGTTTCCGGGAAAGTTTTCCGTGAAGATCGCCTATGACAACGTGCTGGCCCACAAGATTGAAGCCGGGGCCGATATGTTTCTGATGCCGTCGCGCTACGAGCCCAGCGGGCTGAACCAGATGTACAGCCTGAAATACGGGACGGTGCCCATCGTCCGCGCCACCGGCGGCCTGGACGACACGGTGGAACAGTGGGATCCGGAGACCGGGCAGGGAACCGGCTTCAAGTTCACCAGCTACTCCGGTCCCGCGCTGCTCAACGCCATCCAGCAGGCGCTGCGCGCCTTTGAGAACAAGGCGAAATGGAAGCAGCTAATGATCAACGGAATGCGGAAAGATTTTTCCTGGGGCGCGTCCGCCAAAGAATATGTGAAAGTCTACGAGCGCTTGACGGGTTCGAAGCCCGCTCCGCCGGGCGAAAGCGCGGTGGAGTTCAGCAGAGCGTGA
- the rsmA gene encoding 16S rRNA (adenine(1518)-N(6)/adenine(1519)-N(6))-dimethyltransferase RsmA, with amino-acid sequence MPAKKAKLGQNFLTDPDAAEQIVSKLGDVSHTVVLEIGPGRGALTDLLVERAGRLVAIELDRLLATELRYKYSRCPNVEILEGDVLNIDFRTVLKRTVGPLSDLRPLKPSRAHVVGNLPYYITSDILLRLFDFHDQFDVMVIMAQREVAERVAAKPGSRDYGLLSATAQLYCKTELLFTLPPGAFSPPPKVHSSVLRLTVAPRFEELQVAAKDFIPFLKKAFAMKRKTLLNNLKKDFPESKIKAALKKVGARADVRAEALALDKTAEVFRLLQQS; translated from the coding sequence TTGCCGGCCAAAAAAGCCAAGCTGGGACAAAACTTTCTGACTGACCCCGACGCCGCGGAGCAGATCGTCTCCAAACTGGGCGACGTTTCGCATACGGTTGTCCTGGAGATCGGTCCCGGACGCGGCGCACTAACCGACTTGCTGGTGGAGCGCGCCGGGCGGCTGGTGGCCATTGAGCTGGACCGCCTGCTGGCCACCGAACTGCGCTACAAGTACTCGCGCTGTCCCAACGTGGAGATTCTGGAAGGCGACGTCCTCAACATTGACTTCCGCACGGTCCTGAAGCGGACGGTAGGGCCGCTCAGCGATTTGCGTCCGCTGAAGCCCTCGCGAGCGCACGTGGTCGGCAACCTGCCCTACTACATTACTTCTGACATTCTGCTGCGCTTGTTCGATTTCCATGACCAGTTTGACGTGATGGTGATTATGGCCCAGCGCGAAGTGGCCGAGCGCGTCGCCGCCAAGCCGGGTTCGCGCGACTACGGCCTGCTCTCGGCTACCGCGCAGCTCTATTGCAAAACAGAACTGCTGTTTACGCTGCCGCCGGGCGCGTTCTCGCCGCCGCCCAAAGTCCATTCCAGCGTGCTCCGCCTGACCGTTGCTCCCAGGTTTGAAGAGTTGCAAGTGGCTGCGAAAGATTTCATCCCGTTCTTGAAAAAGGCCTTCGCCATGAAACGCAAGACGTTGCTGAACAACCTGAAGAAAGATTTTCCTGAAAGCAAAATCAAAGCGGCGCTCAAGAAAGTCGGCGCGCGCGCTGATGTGAGAGCGGAGGCTCTTGCGCTGGACAAAACCGCCGAAGTCTTCCGGCTACTCCAGCAGTCTTAG
- the ruvC gene encoding crossover junction endodeoxyribonuclease RuvC has product MRVLGIDCGSEYTGYGVVEEDADRHLLCCALGAVKLKSRDPMANKLQQIFSELTAVIAEHQPEMVAIEDVFYAMNVKSALKLGQVRGVAMLAASWSGLQVAEYSPLSIKSAVVGYGRAEKSQVQQMVKRLLKLPELPEPADVADALAIAICHIHTSSTLMRYHKLDPQAATS; this is encoded by the coding sequence ATGCGCGTCCTGGGCATTGATTGCGGCAGCGAGTACACCGGCTACGGCGTGGTGGAAGAAGACGCTGACCGCCACCTCTTATGCTGCGCCTTGGGCGCGGTGAAGCTGAAGTCGCGCGACCCCATGGCCAACAAGCTGCAACAAATCTTTTCTGAACTGACGGCGGTCATCGCCGAACACCAGCCGGAAATGGTGGCCATTGAGGACGTGTTTTACGCCATGAACGTGAAATCAGCGCTCAAGCTGGGACAGGTGCGAGGCGTGGCCATGCTGGCGGCGTCGTGGTCCGGGCTGCAGGTGGCGGAGTATTCGCCGCTGTCCATCAAGTCCGCGGTGGTGGGTTACGGCCGCGCGGAAAAGAGCCAGGTGCAGCAGATGGTCAAGCGGCTGCTCAAACTGCCGGAGCTGCCCGAGCCCGCCGACGTGGCGGACGCGCTGGCCATCGCCATCTGCCACATTCATACTTCCTCCACGTTGATGCGCTACCACAAGCTCGATCCTCAAGCGGCAACGTCATGA
- a CDS encoding carbon starvation protein A, translating into MKFAKVLLWTAVAALGAAAFATIAWRRGEPISAMWLLVAALCTYALGYRFYSKFVAAKVLTLDAMRATPAERLDNGRDFMPTNKWVVFGHHFAAIAGPGPLLGPVLAAQFGYLPGTLWILVGAIFAGCVQDFVILLFSVRRDGKSLGQMAREEIGKTAGTVAFIAVLGILIILLAVVALVIVNALKNSPWGVFTIGMTIPIALLMGVYLRYLRPGRVLEASVLGFVLVMLSIFGGQWVSQSPSLAGVFTLSATALAVLIILYGFAASALPVWLLLAPRDYLSTFVKLGTVGILAMGIVLVRPHLQMPALTRFTDGSGPVFAGNLFPFAFITIACGAISGFHSLISSGTTPKLIAREPQARMVGYGAMMAESFVGIMAMIAACTLQPGTYFAVNSGAGMVGGSPTAAVATISGWGFPVTADQMNTLAGAVGEKSLFFRTGGAPAFALGMAKIFSDSLGGARVMALWYHFAIMFEALFILTVLDAGTRVARFMLQDALGHIWKPMGRTSWYPSILATSTLVVLAWAWFLWQGIRDPLGGINSLWPLFGICNQLLAAVALCVATTIIVKMGRARYMWVTLAPLGWLIAVTFAASWHKMFDPNPLIGFLAHARLIATGPATVDLARRIFNDRLDAVVCGLLMVLVSVIVIESATVWINVISGRRAAATQEAPFVATQLAEEFL; encoded by the coding sequence ATGAAGTTTGCCAAAGTCCTCCTCTGGACGGCAGTGGCCGCGCTGGGCGCTGCGGCGTTTGCGACCATCGCCTGGCGGCGTGGCGAGCCCATCAGCGCCATGTGGCTGCTGGTGGCGGCGCTGTGCACATACGCGCTGGGCTATCGTTTCTACAGCAAATTTGTCGCCGCCAAAGTCCTTACCCTGGACGCCATGCGCGCCACTCCCGCCGAGCGCCTGGACAACGGCCGCGATTTCATGCCGACGAACAAGTGGGTGGTCTTCGGCCACCACTTTGCCGCCATCGCCGGACCAGGGCCGCTGCTGGGGCCGGTGCTGGCCGCGCAGTTTGGTTATCTGCCGGGCACGCTGTGGATTCTGGTCGGCGCCATCTTTGCCGGCTGCGTGCAGGACTTTGTGATTCTTCTGTTCTCCGTGCGGCGCGACGGCAAGTCCCTGGGGCAGATGGCGCGGGAGGAAATCGGCAAGACAGCGGGCACGGTGGCGTTCATCGCCGTGCTGGGGATTCTCATTATTCTGCTGGCGGTGGTGGCGCTGGTAATCGTCAACGCGCTCAAGAACAGTCCGTGGGGCGTGTTTACCATCGGCATGACCATTCCTATTGCGCTGTTGATGGGCGTCTACCTGCGTTACTTGCGGCCGGGCCGCGTGCTGGAAGCATCGGTCCTTGGGTTCGTGCTTGTCATGCTCTCGATTTTCGGGGGACAGTGGGTGTCGCAGTCGCCCAGCCTGGCCGGAGTCTTTACTTTGAGCGCGACGGCGCTGGCCGTGCTCATCATTCTTTATGGCTTTGCGGCGTCGGCCTTGCCGGTGTGGCTGCTGCTGGCGCCGCGCGACTACCTCAGCACCTTCGTCAAGCTCGGGACGGTCGGCATTCTGGCGATGGGAATTGTCCTGGTGCGTCCGCACCTGCAGATGCCCGCGCTCACCCGCTTCACCGACGGCAGCGGGCCGGTCTTTGCCGGCAACTTGTTCCCGTTTGCGTTCATCACCATCGCTTGCGGGGCCATCAGCGGATTTCACTCGCTGATCTCCAGCGGCACCACGCCCAAGCTGATCGCGCGCGAGCCGCAAGCGCGCATGGTCGGCTACGGCGCGATGATGGCGGAATCGTTCGTCGGCATCATGGCCATGATCGCCGCGTGCACCTTGCAGCCGGGGACGTACTTCGCGGTGAACAGCGGGGCGGGGATGGTGGGTGGATCGCCAACAGCTGCCGTCGCGACCATCAGCGGCTGGGGTTTCCCCGTCACCGCCGACCAGATGAACACGCTGGCCGGCGCGGTGGGCGAGAAAAGCCTGTTCTTCCGCACGGGCGGCGCCCCGGCGTTTGCGCTGGGCATGGCCAAGATTTTTTCTGACTCGCTGGGCGGCGCGCGGGTGATGGCCCTGTGGTACCACTTCGCCATCATGTTTGAGGCGTTGTTCATCCTGACCGTGCTGGACGCCGGCACGCGCGTGGCCCGCTTCATGCTTCAGGACGCGCTGGGTCACATATGGAAACCGATGGGCCGCACCAGTTGGTATCCCAGCATTCTCGCCACCAGCACGCTGGTGGTTTTAGCGTGGGCCTGGTTCCTGTGGCAGGGAATCCGCGATCCGCTGGGCGGCATCAATTCTCTGTGGCCGCTGTTTGGCATTTGCAATCAACTGCTGGCGGCGGTGGCGCTCTGCGTGGCGACAACCATCATCGTCAAGATGGGCCGCGCGCGCTACATGTGGGTCACGCTGGCGCCGCTGGGTTGGCTCATCGCGGTGACCTTTGCCGCGTCGTGGCACAAGATGTTTGACCCCAATCCGCTGATTGGCTTTCTGGCGCACGCGCGCCTGATCGCCACCGGACCAGCCACGGTGGACTTGGCCCGGCGCATCTTCAATGACCGCCTGGATGCCGTGGTGTGCGGGCTGCTGATGGTGCTGGTGAGCGTGATTGTGATTGAGTCGGCGACGGTGTGGATCAACGTGATTTCCGGCCGGCGTGCGGCCGCGACTCAGGAAGCGCCGTTCGTGGCGACCCAGCTGGCGGAGGAGTTCCTATGA